The proteins below are encoded in one region of Segatella copri:
- a CDS encoding two-component regulator propeller domain-containing protein, with amino-acid sequence MIRYILSIISILFVTLSSWAQGGLPSRYNVSYLNMAAGMPNNFADDIFQDSYGFVWISTHGGGLVRYDGFNFMNFGLGSVGISLRSNSCRNVCEDPFKRLWVAFEEGPQVLDLKTMQPVVPPCENSQVEAKLNKVFKNLCTRTYCDAKGNIWMLSFNQLTRFGFNEKGEVNSVLSTSYPYNAPDLGICDVYRRGTVVLCNDGVVSEFSVKNNQLVAKNISSLFPPLEGWYAGAIISYHGKIWMGTNRGLFNSGKQEFHCSANDHSLQHEVVTSLAVSPDNKLLVGTLCGVDIFNDKTGEIEHWNTATAVNPLSSNFINSLFSKNGQIWVGSETGGVIKLAPRQLNLEFYRHDPATPGSISPNAVNAMYAAADGTLWVGTVEGGLNALTPGSMNFVHYTVANSGLPHNTVSVLAADNRNQLWIGTWGRGFAVMNLSQPGKIIPLVIDAKHQHLLNFAGALAYDPINDGMWLGTNDGLFFYDMKRRQLIEPFKGCLNVRGCIGSLITRKGKLLMGCVRGMVEVDLKSRPHGKGDFAVTYHQYKLDNPKSGVFDKILSFCQAKDGKIWMGSNGYGLYCYTSDKNGKTQVKSYTTNNGLANNIVKGIVEDNQGMLWIATDNGLSIFNPKTEAFCSFSREDGLISSQFYFNGAIRNAKGEIFLGTDAGMMAVKGINRSVHQTGKLCFTELLVDNQPVFAGSDYLEEDISIARKLRIHESDKSFTLFFSALNYGCETQGVYLYRMKGYENEWVQLKAGQHSVRYSTLPAGDYKFEVKYIPSINSDKEQVISVEVQITPYFWKSWWFVTLIIIGIIALLQYAYVRRLNKMREEEVEALYRPIEAAMKESDEPEKLQSRIQMILQNQKRYQDSQKKSIEADRKMVEETMRPFMEEVMDVMEKNYDNSEFGVQELADTLGISRSVLSKNLSKETGLPTAQFIRNYRLDISRKMMADKTSNRNITEIAYRVGFNDPKYFTRCFTRQFGISPTAYKDQLDSQGSDMA; translated from the coding sequence ATGATTAGATATATTCTTTCTATAATAAGCATTCTTTTCGTTACCTTGAGCAGTTGGGCGCAAGGTGGGTTGCCTAGTCGCTATAATGTAAGCTATCTCAATATGGCTGCAGGTATGCCGAATAATTTTGCTGATGATATCTTTCAGGACTCTTACGGCTTCGTATGGATCAGTACGCATGGTGGTGGACTGGTGCGCTACGATGGTTTCAATTTCATGAACTTCGGTTTGGGTTCTGTAGGAATCAGTCTGCGAAGCAACAGTTGCCGTAATGTCTGCGAAGATCCGTTCAAGCGCCTTTGGGTGGCTTTCGAAGAAGGTCCGCAGGTGCTCGACCTCAAAACGATGCAGCCTGTTGTTCCACCTTGTGAGAACAGCCAGGTAGAGGCAAAACTCAACAAAGTATTCAAGAACCTTTGCACCCGAACATATTGTGATGCAAAGGGCAATATATGGATGCTTTCTTTCAACCAGCTTACCCGTTTCGGCTTTAACGAAAAGGGCGAGGTGAACAGCGTCTTGTCCACATCCTATCCTTATAATGCTCCCGACCTCGGAATCTGTGATGTCTATCGCAGAGGAACGGTTGTATTATGCAACGATGGAGTAGTGAGCGAGTTTTCTGTGAAGAACAATCAGCTCGTAGCAAAGAATATCTCATCCCTGTTTCCTCCGCTCGAAGGCTGGTATGCCGGTGCCATCATCTCATATCATGGCAAGATATGGATGGGTACGAATCGCGGACTGTTTAATAGTGGCAAGCAGGAATTCCATTGCTCTGCTAACGACCATTCGCTCCAGCACGAAGTAGTGACGAGCCTTGCCGTTTCTCCAGATAACAAACTTCTGGTCGGAACGCTCTGTGGCGTAGATATCTTCAATGATAAGACCGGAGAGATAGAACATTGGAACACTGCTACGGCTGTGAATCCGCTGAGCAGCAACTTTATCAACAGTCTTTTCTCAAAGAACGGACAGATATGGGTAGGCTCCGAGACAGGTGGTGTTATCAAGTTGGCTCCACGTCAGCTGAATTTGGAATTCTACCGTCACGACCCCGCCACCCCGGGCAGTATCTCTCCTAATGCTGTCAATGCCATGTATGCGGCAGCCGACGGAACCCTGTGGGTAGGAACCGTAGAGGGAGGTCTCAATGCCTTGACTCCAGGCAGCATGAACTTTGTTCATTATACGGTGGCAAATTCCGGTTTGCCGCATAATACCGTCTCGGTTCTTGCAGCCGATAACCGCAATCAGCTCTGGATTGGTACCTGGGGAAGGGGCTTTGCAGTGATGAATCTCAGTCAGCCGGGCAAGATTATTCCTCTGGTGATAGATGCTAAGCATCAGCATTTACTCAACTTTGCCGGTGCTTTGGCTTATGATCCTATCAATGATGGTATGTGGCTCGGAACCAATGACGGCCTCTTCTTCTATGATATGAAGCGCCGTCAACTCATCGAACCTTTCAAGGGATGCCTGAATGTGCGCGGCTGCATCGGTTCTCTGATAACCCGAAAGGGCAAACTCCTGATGGGTTGTGTGCGGGGAATGGTAGAGGTCGACCTCAAGTCGCGTCCTCATGGCAAGGGCGATTTCGCTGTGACGTATCATCAGTATAAACTCGACAATCCGAAGAGTGGAGTCTTCGATAAGATATTGTCTTTCTGCCAGGCTAAGGATGGAAAGATATGGATGGGCAGTAACGGTTACGGTCTGTATTGCTATACCAGCGATAAAAACGGAAAGACTCAAGTGAAGTCGTATACCACCAATAACGGACTTGCCAACAATATCGTGAAGGGTATTGTAGAGGATAACCAGGGTATGTTGTGGATAGCTACCGATAACGGACTCTCTATCTTCAATCCGAAGACCGAGGCATTCTGCAGTTTCTCCCGTGAAGACGGTCTGATCAGTTCGCAGTTCTATTTCAATGGTGCCATCCGCAATGCCAAGGGCGAAATATTCCTGGGCACCGATGCGGGTATGATGGCTGTAAAGGGCATAAACCGTTCTGTGCATCAGACGGGTAAGTTGTGCTTTACCGAACTTCTGGTAGATAACCAGCCTGTCTTTGCCGGCAGCGATTATCTGGAAGAAGACATTTCTATTGCCAGAAAGTTGCGTATCCATGAGAGTGATAAGTCGTTCACCCTCTTTTTCTCAGCGCTCAATTATGGCTGCGAGACACAGGGCGTGTACCTTTATCGCATGAAGGGATACGAGAATGAGTGGGTTCAACTCAAGGCTGGTCAGCATAGTGTGCGTTATTCCACTCTGCCAGCTGGAGACTATAAGTTTGAGGTGAAATATATCCCATCTATCAATTCCGACAAGGAGCAGGTGATCTCTGTAGAAGTTCAGATTACTCCTTATTTCTGGAAGAGCTGGTGGTTTGTTACCCTTATTATAATAGGTATCATCGCCTTGCTCCAATATGCTTATGTGCGCCGTCTCAACAAGATGCGCGAAGAGGAAGTAGAGGCTCTGTACCGTCCTATTGAGGCTGCGATGAAGGAAAGTGATGAACCTGAAAAGTTGCAGAGTCGCATCCAGATGATTCTGCAGAACCAGAAGCGTTATCAGGACAGTCAGAAAAAGAGCATTGAGGCTGACAGGAAGATGGTAGAGGAGACTATGCGTCCATTCATGGAAGAAGTGATGGATGTGATGGAGAAAAATTACGATAATTCGGAGTTTGGTGTACAGGAACTGGCAGATACCTTGGGTATATCCCGCAGTGTACTGAGCAAGAATCTCTCCAAGGAGACAGGCTTGCCAACAGCCCAGTTTATCCGCAACTACCGTCTCGACATCTCGCGCAAGATGATGGCTGATAAAACTTCCAACCGAAATATAACGGAGATAGCCTACCGTGTAGGCTTCAACGATCCGAAGTATTTCACCCGTTGCTTCACCAGGCAGTTTGGCATCTCGCCGACTGCATATAAGGATCAGTTGGATTCTCAGGGTTCAGATATGGCATAG
- a CDS encoding DUF6722 family protein: MDEEIGKWLLDISKYIITAYILSQMFGKDNDSWWSFIGAVLLAVLLFALGYYLIKKGKDKNKKGK, from the coding sequence ATGGATGAAGAAATAGGCAAATGGCTATTAGATATATCCAAGTATATAATTACTGCTTATATCTTATCGCAAATGTTTGGTAAAGATAATGATTCCTGGTGGTCATTTATTGGTGCAGTCTTATTGGCTGTTCTATTGTTTGCATTAGGATATTATTTAATTAAAAAAGGAAAAGATAAAAATAAGAAAGGGAAGTAA
- a CDS encoding glycoside hydrolase family 13 protein: MKKIIASLLLMSSAISMNAAVNVNRIEPTDWYVGMKDASLQLMVYGKDIKNADVTVDYPGVKVDSIARLDSPNYLLVYLNLNGAKAGEMTLNFKQGKQSKKVKYVLKNREMAGDKRIGFSNEDVLYMLMPDRFANGNLKNDAFKTMRDKTCNRAEPSLRHGGDLEGIRQHLDYFNQLGVTALWFTPVLENDSPSNGKNSSYHGYATTNYYRVDPRFGTNADYKQLINEAHKKGLKIVMDMIFNHCGFEHPWVADMPSKDWFNKPEWLAPENQTAEHQKNIGTVDGAAKVNDKYLQTSYKLTPVLDPYASKVDLTETVDGWFVPTMPDLNQRNPHVIKYLIQNSEWWIESAGIDGIRMDTYPYADRDAMAHWMKVLGEEYPHFNTVGETWVTEPAYTAAWQKDSKLSEKNSYLPTVMDFAFFDRINSAKKEETDDWWNGMNRLYNVFCYDYLYPNPKSVMAFIENHDTDRFLGEGKDTLALKQALSLLLTINRTPQLYYGTEVLMNGTKSVTDGNVRKDFPGGWAGDKHNAFTAEGRTQAENQMFNWLSNLLHWRQGNEVITKGKQIQFCPQKGVYVIARQYKGKNVMTVINGKNEANELNVSRYAEIIGSHDKATDVTNGRTVLINKNVKLRPRQSMILEF; the protein is encoded by the coding sequence ATGAAAAAGATAATAGCTTCTTTATTGCTTATGAGTAGTGCAATAAGTATGAATGCGGCGGTCAACGTGAACCGCATTGAACCTACCGACTGGTATGTGGGCATGAAAGATGCTTCACTCCAGCTGATGGTGTATGGCAAGGATATCAAGAATGCCGATGTAACGGTAGACTATCCGGGTGTAAAGGTAGACAGCATCGCCCGCCTTGATTCTCCTAATTATCTCCTGGTTTATCTTAACCTCAATGGAGCAAAGGCTGGTGAGATGACCCTCAACTTCAAGCAGGGCAAACAGTCGAAGAAGGTAAAGTATGTGTTGAAGAACCGTGAGATGGCGGGCGACAAGCGCATCGGTTTCTCTAATGAGGATGTGCTCTATATGCTGATGCCAGACCGTTTTGCCAACGGCAATCTGAAGAATGATGCCTTTAAGACGATGCGTGATAAGACCTGCAACCGTGCAGAGCCTAGTCTGCGACATGGTGGCGACCTGGAGGGAATCCGTCAGCACTTGGATTATTTCAACCAGTTGGGTGTAACCGCCCTGTGGTTTACCCCGGTTTTGGAGAACGACAGTCCAAGTAACGGCAAGAACAGCAGTTATCATGGCTATGCTACCACCAATTACTATCGTGTAGACCCACGTTTCGGAACCAATGCCGATTATAAGCAGCTGATAAATGAGGCTCACAAGAAAGGTTTGAAGATAGTGATGGATATGATTTTCAACCATTGCGGCTTCGAGCATCCTTGGGTTGCCGATATGCCTTCAAAGGACTGGTTTAATAAACCAGAATGGCTGGCTCCTGAAAATCAGACTGCCGAGCATCAGAAGAACATCGGTACGGTGGATGGCGCTGCTAAGGTGAACGATAAGTATCTGCAGACCAGTTATAAGCTGACTCCGGTACTTGACCCATACGCCAGCAAGGTTGATCTCACAGAAACCGTAGATGGCTGGTTTGTTCCAACTATGCCTGACCTCAACCAGCGTAACCCACACGTTATCAAGTATCTGATTCAGAACAGCGAGTGGTGGATAGAGAGTGCAGGTATCGACGGCATCCGTATGGATACCTATCCTTATGCCGACCGCGATGCGATGGCACACTGGATGAAGGTGCTAGGCGAGGAGTATCCTCACTTCAATACCGTAGGCGAGACTTGGGTAACCGAACCTGCCTATACTGCAGCATGGCAGAAGGACAGTAAGCTTTCAGAGAAGAACAGCTATCTGCCAACCGTTATGGATTTCGCTTTCTTCGACCGCATCAATAGTGCAAAGAAAGAGGAGACCGATGACTGGTGGAACGGCATGAACCGTCTCTACAACGTGTTCTGCTACGACTATCTCTATCCTAATCCAAAGAGCGTAATGGCATTCATCGAGAATCATGATACCGACCGCTTCCTGGGTGAAGGCAAGGATACCCTGGCTCTGAAGCAGGCGTTGTCATTGCTTCTTACCATCAATCGCACTCCTCAGCTCTATTATGGTACAGAGGTGCTGATGAACGGTACCAAGAGTGTAACCGATGGCAATGTACGCAAGGACTTCCCTGGCGGTTGGGCTGGTGATAAGCACAATGCCTTTACAGCTGAGGGTAGAACACAGGCAGAGAATCAGATGTTCAACTGGCTCAGCAACCTGTTGCACTGGCGCCAGGGCAATGAAGTGATTACCAAGGGCAAGCAGATCCAGTTCTGTCCTCAGAAGGGTGTTTACGTAATTGCCCGCCAGTATAAGGGTAAGAATGTGATGACGGTGATCAACGGCAAGAACGAGGCAAACGAGCTGAATGTTTCCCGTTATGCAGAGATTATCGGTTCTCATGACAAGGCTACGGATGTTACAAACGGTCGCACCGTTCTTATCAACAAGAACGTGAAGCTCCGTCCTCGCCAGAGCATGATTCTCGAGTTCTAA